A single window of Malus sylvestris chromosome 5, drMalSylv7.2, whole genome shotgun sequence DNA harbors:
- the LOC126624796 gene encoding uncharacterized protein LOC126624796 isoform X2: protein MEFAKRFSKRLFHSLYFTQSCVKREEFYQRFVYSYVNRFQSQHSKAEKGGESDTSKKLKAVVPPQAADGISSYSSEDEGLVDGKEKRLELAWLPRVLEPALQLCRWALPTPAGNGVGNKTPSTTRSVSEIIANIQRSKIGIEDWSLSDLTIGLFLIYLRQASVNPFEDVNGVQVSSDSMVQDLIYHSELAKGSYKDNTAALARNTMLRESNVLKFVKDSSVMRPGYYIGIDPRKKLVILGIRGTHTVYDLITDVVSSSDDEVTFEGYSTHFGTAEAARWFLSHEMGNIRKCLEKYKGFKLRLVGHSLGGSTAALLAIMLRKMSVKELGFNPEIVSAVGYATPPCVSKELAESCSSYVTTVVMQDDIIPRLSPASLTRLRSEILKTDWMSVIEKEDWKSVIDLVTNAKQVVSSVQDVARKLSDYAKFGSSKHSSDGPIIKKIPTPPGVPLNEREVTENAGAIKSGGAACKVPEELFVPGTVYCLKRNVDARTSSGGSRREYFTLWKRHPGEHFQRIVLSSNIITDHKCVSHYYALRDVLKGLPASDDEDEFS from the exons ATGGAATTCGCTAAGCGTTTCTCCAAGCGGCTCTTCCACAGCTTGT ATTTTACGCAAAGCTGTGTGAAGAGGGAGGAATTTTACCAGCGGTTTGTATACAGCTACGTGAATCGGTTTCAATCGCAGCACTCGAAGGCAGAGAAAGGAGGAGAATCGGACACATCGAAAAAGCTGAAAGCTGTTGTTCCTCCGCAAGCTGCTGATGGCATTAGCAGCTATTCGAGTGAGGATGAAGGTTTGGTGGATGGTAAGGAGAAAAGGTTGGAGCTTGCTTGGCTGCCCAGAGTTCTCGAGCCAGCTCTTCAATTGTGCAGGTGGGCTCTGCCAACCCCAGCAG GAAATGGAGTGGGAAACAAAACCCCATCCACAACTCGATCAGTCTCAGAGATCATTGCAAACATCCAACGGAGTAAGATAGGAATTGAGGATTGGAGTTTGAGTGATCTCACCATTGGTTTGTTTCTTATTTATCTTCGTCAAGCTTCTGTAAATCCGTTTGAGGATGTTAATGGTGTTCAGGTCTCCTCAGATTCAATG GTGCAAGATCTCATCTACCACTCTGAGTTAGCGAAAGGTTCTTATAAGGATAATACTGCAGCTCTTGCAAGGAACACCATGCTTCGTGAAAGCAATGTCTTGAAATTTGTCAAAGATTCCAGTGTCATGAGGCCTGGATATTATATAGGGATAGATCCTCGTAAAAAACTTGTGATTTTAGGAATCCGTGGTACTCATACTGTATATGACCTTATAACTGATGTTGTTTCTTCAAGCGATGATGAAGTCACGTTTGAGGGTTATTCAACCCATTTTGGCACTGCGGAAGCTGCTCGCTGGTTTCTTAGTCACGAGATGGGAAATATAAGGAAGTGCTTGGAGAAATATAAG GGATTTAAGTTAAGACTAGTTGGTCATTCTCTCGGAGGTTCTACAGCTGCTTTACTTGCAATAATGCTCCGTAAAATGTCAGTTAAGGAGCTGGGGTTCAACCCAGAGATTGTCTCTGCCGTGGGGTATGCAACGCCACCTTGTGTCTCCAAAGAACTTGCTGAAAGCTGCTCCAGTTATGTCACAACTGTTGTGATGCAG GATGATATTATACCTAGGCTAAGTCCAGCATCTCTAACGAGGTTGAGGAGTGAAATTCTTAAAACCGATTG GATGAGTGTGATTGAGAAGGAAGATTGGAAAAGTGTCATAGATTTGGTTACAAATGCAAAGCAGGTTGTGTCTTCGGTGCAAGATGTTGCTCGGAAGCTTTCTGATTATGCAAAGTTTGGGAGCAGTAAACATTCTTCTG ATGGTCCCATCATAAAGAAAATTCCTACTCCTCCCGGGGTCCCTTTAAATGAAAGAGAAGTAACAGAAAATGCTGGTGCTATTAAAAGTGGAGGAGCTGCCTGTAAAGTGCCTGAGGAATTATTTGTACCAGGTACCGTCTACTGCCTAAAGAGGAATGTGGATGCTCGTACCAGCAGCGGCGGCAGCAGAAGGGAGTATTTTACACTTTGGAAGAGGCATCCGGGTGAGCATTTTCAGAGGATTGTGCTTTCAAGCAACATAATAACTGACCACAAGTGTGTGAGCCATTACTATGCATTAAGAGATGTTCTCAAAGGTTTGCCGGCCTCCGATGATGAAGACGAATTTTCTTAA
- the LOC126624796 gene encoding uncharacterized protein LOC126624796 isoform X1: protein MEFAKRFSKRLFHSLYFTQSCVKREEFYQRFVYSYVNRFQSQHSKAEKGGESDTSKKLKAVVPPQAADGISSYSSEDEGLVDGKEKRLELAWLPRVLEPALQLCRWALPTPAVSKIAGNGVGNKTPSTTRSVSEIIANIQRSKIGIEDWSLSDLTIGLFLIYLRQASVNPFEDVNGVQVSSDSMVQDLIYHSELAKGSYKDNTAALARNTMLRESNVLKFVKDSSVMRPGYYIGIDPRKKLVILGIRGTHTVYDLITDVVSSSDDEVTFEGYSTHFGTAEAARWFLSHEMGNIRKCLEKYKGFKLRLVGHSLGGSTAALLAIMLRKMSVKELGFNPEIVSAVGYATPPCVSKELAESCSSYVTTVVMQDDIIPRLSPASLTRLRSEILKTDWMSVIEKEDWKSVIDLVTNAKQVVSSVQDVARKLSDYAKFGSSKHSSDGPIIKKIPTPPGVPLNEREVTENAGAIKSGGAACKVPEELFVPGTVYCLKRNVDARTSSGGSRREYFTLWKRHPGEHFQRIVLSSNIITDHKCVSHYYALRDVLKGLPASDDEDEFS from the exons ATGGAATTCGCTAAGCGTTTCTCCAAGCGGCTCTTCCACAGCTTGT ATTTTACGCAAAGCTGTGTGAAGAGGGAGGAATTTTACCAGCGGTTTGTATACAGCTACGTGAATCGGTTTCAATCGCAGCACTCGAAGGCAGAGAAAGGAGGAGAATCGGACACATCGAAAAAGCTGAAAGCTGTTGTTCCTCCGCAAGCTGCTGATGGCATTAGCAGCTATTCGAGTGAGGATGAAGGTTTGGTGGATGGTAAGGAGAAAAGGTTGGAGCTTGCTTGGCTGCCCAGAGTTCTCGAGCCAGCTCTTCAATTGTGCAGGTGGGCTCTGCCAACCCCAGCAG TTTCGAAAATTGCAGGAAATGGAGTGGGAAACAAAACCCCATCCACAACTCGATCAGTCTCAGAGATCATTGCAAACATCCAACGGAGTAAGATAGGAATTGAGGATTGGAGTTTGAGTGATCTCACCATTGGTTTGTTTCTTATTTATCTTCGTCAAGCTTCTGTAAATCCGTTTGAGGATGTTAATGGTGTTCAGGTCTCCTCAGATTCAATG GTGCAAGATCTCATCTACCACTCTGAGTTAGCGAAAGGTTCTTATAAGGATAATACTGCAGCTCTTGCAAGGAACACCATGCTTCGTGAAAGCAATGTCTTGAAATTTGTCAAAGATTCCAGTGTCATGAGGCCTGGATATTATATAGGGATAGATCCTCGTAAAAAACTTGTGATTTTAGGAATCCGTGGTACTCATACTGTATATGACCTTATAACTGATGTTGTTTCTTCAAGCGATGATGAAGTCACGTTTGAGGGTTATTCAACCCATTTTGGCACTGCGGAAGCTGCTCGCTGGTTTCTTAGTCACGAGATGGGAAATATAAGGAAGTGCTTGGAGAAATATAAG GGATTTAAGTTAAGACTAGTTGGTCATTCTCTCGGAGGTTCTACAGCTGCTTTACTTGCAATAATGCTCCGTAAAATGTCAGTTAAGGAGCTGGGGTTCAACCCAGAGATTGTCTCTGCCGTGGGGTATGCAACGCCACCTTGTGTCTCCAAAGAACTTGCTGAAAGCTGCTCCAGTTATGTCACAACTGTTGTGATGCAG GATGATATTATACCTAGGCTAAGTCCAGCATCTCTAACGAGGTTGAGGAGTGAAATTCTTAAAACCGATTG GATGAGTGTGATTGAGAAGGAAGATTGGAAAAGTGTCATAGATTTGGTTACAAATGCAAAGCAGGTTGTGTCTTCGGTGCAAGATGTTGCTCGGAAGCTTTCTGATTATGCAAAGTTTGGGAGCAGTAAACATTCTTCTG ATGGTCCCATCATAAAGAAAATTCCTACTCCTCCCGGGGTCCCTTTAAATGAAAGAGAAGTAACAGAAAATGCTGGTGCTATTAAAAGTGGAGGAGCTGCCTGTAAAGTGCCTGAGGAATTATTTGTACCAGGTACCGTCTACTGCCTAAAGAGGAATGTGGATGCTCGTACCAGCAGCGGCGGCAGCAGAAGGGAGTATTTTACACTTTGGAAGAGGCATCCGGGTGAGCATTTTCAGAGGATTGTGCTTTCAAGCAACATAATAACTGACCACAAGTGTGTGAGCCATTACTATGCATTAAGAGATGTTCTCAAAGGTTTGCCGGCCTCCGATGATGAAGACGAATTTTCTTAA